The proteins below are encoded in one region of Canis lupus dingo isolate Sandy chromosome 30, ASM325472v2, whole genome shotgun sequence:
- the TMEM202 gene encoding transmembrane protein 202 isoform X1 yields MVAFSTLAGSRLRWGPGTFAVGPVGTGRARGLTAWDGFTSRGKWSKKGSRGRMLHAEPWLADWFLSLRRLTWSLPPGVGAREGIPFRLLAILNSHHKLLSPEDIRLAFLFAVRELCFIHLYTPGPNTKPDTATADKPTLPINQHPSDSMPPQRQQQHVDQIHIYIRMLCVSLCGFGLLMLTGTSSLNWVQFLVIKNGLELYAGLWITCNHELCWSHTPKSPYYLQFSRAFFLISVFATLVALVWLISSCLSRRGSITTNLDLKVSILSFISAISLLLCLVLFLAQVYWHAKDALEPDLLWTYHINWWSDFLYMFSGIISFLNYMTFSFLSLDRNVSAIPIEKSRLGVGPVTTVLPDEDGGKLSPEKESPTEEVKTDSRMEL; encoded by the exons ATGGTAGCTTTCAGCACCCTGGCTGGCAGCCGCCTGCGCTGGGGTCCTGGCACCTTCGCAGTGGGCCCCGTGGGCACTGGCAGGGCCAGGGGCCTAACAGCCTGGGATGGCTTCACgagcagagggaaatggagcAAGAAAGGAAGCAGAGGGCGGATGCTGCATGCCGAACCGTGGCTGGCAGATTGGTTCCTGAGCCTGCGGAGACTTACCTGGAGCCTTCCACCTGGCGTTGGGGCAAGAGAGGGAATTCCATTCAGACTACTGGCAATCTTGAATTCTCACCACAAGCTATTGAGTCCTGAAGATATCCGGTTAGCTTTTTTATTTGCCGTTAGAGAGCTgtgtttcattcatctttataCCCCCGGACCTAACACAAAGCCTGACACAGCAACTGCTGACAAG CCTACTCTCCCCATCAACCAACATCCGAGTGACTCGATGCCAccccagaggcagcagcagcatGTGGATCAGATACACATCTACATCCGAATGCTCTGTGTCAGCCTGTGTGGTTTTGGTCTCCTAATGCTGACCGGCACGTCCTCACTGAACTGGGTGCAGTTCCTGGTGATCAAGAATGGCCTTGAGCTCTACGCAGGACTCTGGATCACATGCAACCATGAGCTGTGCTGGAGCCACACACCCAAGTCACCCT ATTACCTTCAGTTTTCCAGGGCTTTCTTCCTCATCTCTGTCTTTGCCACACTTGTTGCCCTTGTCTGGCTCATCAGTTCTTGCCTGTCTAGAAGAGGAAGCATAACCACCAACTTGGATCTGAAGGTATCCATACTCAGCTTCATCTCAG CCATCTCCTTGCTCCTCTGCCTCGTCCTATTTCTGGCACAGGTTTACTGGCATGCTAAGGATGCCTTGGAGCCAGATCTCCTCTGGACCTATCATATTAATTGGTGGAGTGACTTCTTATACATGTTTTCTG GGATCATCTCCTTCCTCAACTATATGACTTTCAGCTTTCTTTCCCTTGATCGAAATGTCAGTGCAATTCCCATAGAGAAGTCAAGACTGGGGGTTGGTCCAGTGACTACAGTATTACCTGATGAAGATGGTGGAAAGTTAAGCCCTGAAAAGGAATCTCCAACTGAGGAAGTGAAAACAGACTCAAGAATGGAACTGTGA
- the TMEM202 gene encoding transmembrane protein 202 isoform X3, translating into MVAFSTLAGSRLRWGPGTFAVGPVGTGRARGLTAWDGFTSRGKWSKKGSRGRMLHAEPWLADWFLSLRRLTWSLPPGVGAREGIPFRLLAILNSHHKLLSPEDIRLAFLFAVRELCFIHLYTPGPNTKPDTATADKPTLPINQHPSDSMPPQRQQQHVDQIHIYIRMLCVSLCGFGLLMLTGTSSLNWVQFLVIKNGLELYAGLWITCNHELCWSHTPKSPWIISFLNYMTFSFLSLDRNVSAIPIEKSRLGVGPVTTVLPDEDGGKLSPEKESPTEEVKTDSRMEL; encoded by the exons ATGGTAGCTTTCAGCACCCTGGCTGGCAGCCGCCTGCGCTGGGGTCCTGGCACCTTCGCAGTGGGCCCCGTGGGCACTGGCAGGGCCAGGGGCCTAACAGCCTGGGATGGCTTCACgagcagagggaaatggagcAAGAAAGGAAGCAGAGGGCGGATGCTGCATGCCGAACCGTGGCTGGCAGATTGGTTCCTGAGCCTGCGGAGACTTACCTGGAGCCTTCCACCTGGCGTTGGGGCAAGAGAGGGAATTCCATTCAGACTACTGGCAATCTTGAATTCTCACCACAAGCTATTGAGTCCTGAAGATATCCGGTTAGCTTTTTTATTTGCCGTTAGAGAGCTgtgtttcattcatctttataCCCCCGGACCTAACACAAAGCCTGACACAGCAACTGCTGACAAG CCTACTCTCCCCATCAACCAACATCCGAGTGACTCGATGCCAccccagaggcagcagcagcatGTGGATCAGATACACATCTACATCCGAATGCTCTGTGTCAGCCTGTGTGGTTTTGGTCTCCTAATGCTGACCGGCACGTCCTCACTGAACTGGGTGCAGTTCCTGGTGATCAAGAATGGCCTTGAGCTCTACGCAGGACTCTGGATCACATGCAACCATGAGCTGTGCTGGAGCCACACACCCAAGTCACCCT GGATCATCTCCTTCCTCAACTATATGACTTTCAGCTTTCTTTCCCTTGATCGAAATGTCAGTGCAATTCCCATAGAGAAGTCAAGACTGGGGGTTGGTCCAGTGACTACAGTATTACCTGATGAAGATGGTGGAAAGTTAAGCCCTGAAAAGGAATCTCCAACTGAGGAAGTGAAAACAGACTCAAGAATGGAACTGTGA
- the TMEM202 gene encoding transmembrane protein 202 isoform X2 — protein MEKREQLVLTFYNPKVPKLKGNRNYQRPTLPINQHPSDSMPPQRQQQHVDQIHIYIRMLCVSLCGFGLLMLTGTSSLNWVQFLVIKNGLELYAGLWITCNHELCWSHTPKSPYYLQFSRAFFLISVFATLVALVWLISSCLSRRGSITTNLDLKVSILSFISAISLLLCLVLFLAQVYWHAKDALEPDLLWTYHINWWSDFLYMFSGIISFLNYMTFSFLSLDRNVSAIPIEKSRLGVGPVTTVLPDEDGGKLSPEKESPTEEVKTDSRMEL, from the exons atggagaagagggaacaATTAGTCTTGACCTTCTATAATCCTAAGGTTCCCAAACTTAAGGGGAACCGGAACTACCAAAGG CCTACTCTCCCCATCAACCAACATCCGAGTGACTCGATGCCAccccagaggcagcagcagcatGTGGATCAGATACACATCTACATCCGAATGCTCTGTGTCAGCCTGTGTGGTTTTGGTCTCCTAATGCTGACCGGCACGTCCTCACTGAACTGGGTGCAGTTCCTGGTGATCAAGAATGGCCTTGAGCTCTACGCAGGACTCTGGATCACATGCAACCATGAGCTGTGCTGGAGCCACACACCCAAGTCACCCT ATTACCTTCAGTTTTCCAGGGCTTTCTTCCTCATCTCTGTCTTTGCCACACTTGTTGCCCTTGTCTGGCTCATCAGTTCTTGCCTGTCTAGAAGAGGAAGCATAACCACCAACTTGGATCTGAAGGTATCCATACTCAGCTTCATCTCAG CCATCTCCTTGCTCCTCTGCCTCGTCCTATTTCTGGCACAGGTTTACTGGCATGCTAAGGATGCCTTGGAGCCAGATCTCCTCTGGACCTATCATATTAATTGGTGGAGTGACTTCTTATACATGTTTTCTG GGATCATCTCCTTCCTCAACTATATGACTTTCAGCTTTCTTTCCCTTGATCGAAATGTCAGTGCAATTCCCATAGAGAAGTCAAGACTGGGGGTTGGTCCAGTGACTACAGTATTACCTGATGAAGATGGTGGAAAGTTAAGCCCTGAAAAGGAATCTCCAACTGAGGAAGTGAAAACAGACTCAAGAATGGAACTGTGA
- the LOC112675637 gene encoding transmembrane protein 202-like isoform X3, with translation MAVEKSSEPETGLERRERNAMAFHSIYNSGILGYPTYRPILPYRMHHFSSLSPYQLELLEKTRNYIRMFCAGLLGFIFVLLICLSPLHWVKFIVIKDKKRFFAGLWTVCHHDLCWSHVPRAPCTCLFLCLILFLMQVKLYSKNILEPHFLLVYHLNWWGSVFYMIAGFLSGLNHISSRVTPPDQNLLVIPLTRTRIGNIGSVQLGLTETNEGVSTWMNQEPKRQSGSVVQPRVHITGTQAEVGTQTEPVTQTSVTQKVLQTQTEPEVQAESTTQMEPEIGNESVIRDGLTTPRFNTEIESIDTVELRLEAEIIGSVTGDKLSNSLEVNENRMTEVRDYEDKE, from the exons ATGGCAGTTGAGAAAAGCAGTGAGCCAGAAACTGGgttggaaagaagggaaagaaatgcCATGGCCTTCCACAGTATTTACAATTCTGGCATCCTGGGTTACCCAACATACAGG CCAATTCTCCCCTACCGTATGCACCACTTCTCTTCTCTGTCACCATACCAGCTAGAGCTTCTGGAGAAGACTCGAAACTACATTCGCATGTTCTGTGCTGGCCTCTTGGGCTTCATCTTTGTCCTGCTGATCTGCTTGTCCCCTTTGCATTGGGTGAAGTTCAttgtaataaaagacaagaagAGGTTCTTTGCAGGGCTCTGGACTGTGTGTCACCATGATCTCTGCTGGAGCCATGTGCCAAGGGCACCCT GTACCTGCCTAttcctctgcctcattttgttcctGATGCAAGTGAAATTGTACAGTAAGAACATCTTGGAGCCCCATTTCCTGTTAGTCTACCACCTCAATTGGTGGGGCAGTGTCTTCTACATGATAGCTG ggTTCCTCTCTGGACTCAATCACATAAGTTCTCGGGTTACCCCTCCTGATCAAAATCTCCTTGTGATCCCTTTAACAAGAACAAGGATAGGAAATATAGGCTCAGTACAACTGGGGCTAACTGAAACAAATGAAGGTGTTTCTACATGGATGAATCAGGAACCAAAAAGGCAGTCAGGTTCAGTGGTACAACCAAGGGTCCATATAACAGGGACTCAAGCAGAGGTAGGGACTCAGACAGAGCCAGTGACTCAGACGTCAGTAACCCAAAAAGTGCTACAAACTCAGACTGAACCAGAGGTCCAGGCTGAGTCAACGACCCAGATGGAGCCAGAGATAGGAAATGAATCAGTAATAAGAGATGGTTTAACAACTCCAAGGTTCAATACTGAGATAGAATCAATTGATACAGTAGAGCTAAGGCTGGAGGCGGAGATAATTGGGAGTGTGACTGGTGATAAGTTAAGCAATAGCCTCGAGGTTAATGAAAACAGAATGACTGAAGTCAGGGATTATGAAGACAAAGAGTGA
- the LOC112675637 gene encoding transmembrane protein 202-like isoform X1, translating to MAVEKSSEPETGLERRERNAMAFHSIYNSGILGYPTYRPILPYRMHHFSSLSPYQLELLEKTRNYIRMFCAGLLGFIFVLLICLSPLHWVKFIVIKDKKRFFAGLWTVCHHDLCWSHVPRAPYYLQFSRAFSLISALIILIIIIWLSISLTKGPGHKTYIDLGMSIFSFISGTCLFLCLILFLMQVKLYSKNILEPHFLLVYHLNWWGSVFYMIAGFLSGLNHISSRVTPPDQNLLVIPLTRTRIGNIGSVQLGLTETNEGVSTWMNQEPKRQSGSVVQPRVHITGTQAEVGTQTEPVTQTSVTQKVLQTQTEPEVQAESTTQMEPEIGNESVIRDGLTTPRFNTEIESIDTVELRLEAEIIGSVTGDKLSNSLEVNENRMTEVRDYEDKE from the exons ATGGCAGTTGAGAAAAGCAGTGAGCCAGAAACTGGgttggaaagaagggaaagaaatgcCATGGCCTTCCACAGTATTTACAATTCTGGCATCCTGGGTTACCCAACATACAGG CCAATTCTCCCCTACCGTATGCACCACTTCTCTTCTCTGTCACCATACCAGCTAGAGCTTCTGGAGAAGACTCGAAACTACATTCGCATGTTCTGTGCTGGCCTCTTGGGCTTCATCTTTGTCCTGCTGATCTGCTTGTCCCCTTTGCATTGGGTGAAGTTCAttgtaataaaagacaagaagAGGTTCTTTGCAGGGCTCTGGACTGTGTGTCACCATGATCTCTGCTGGAGCCATGTGCCAAGGGCACCCT ATTATCTCCAATTCTCCAGGGCCTTCTCCCTCATCTCTGCCCTCATCatcctcattattattatatggCTCAGCATCTCTCTCACCAAAGGGCCAGGACACAAAACCTACATAGATCTGGGCATGTCCATCTTCTCTTTCATCTCAG GTACCTGCCTAttcctctgcctcattttgttcctGATGCAAGTGAAATTGTACAGTAAGAACATCTTGGAGCCCCATTTCCTGTTAGTCTACCACCTCAATTGGTGGGGCAGTGTCTTCTACATGATAGCTG ggTTCCTCTCTGGACTCAATCACATAAGTTCTCGGGTTACCCCTCCTGATCAAAATCTCCTTGTGATCCCTTTAACAAGAACAAGGATAGGAAATATAGGCTCAGTACAACTGGGGCTAACTGAAACAAATGAAGGTGTTTCTACATGGATGAATCAGGAACCAAAAAGGCAGTCAGGTTCAGTGGTACAACCAAGGGTCCATATAACAGGGACTCAAGCAGAGGTAGGGACTCAGACAGAGCCAGTGACTCAGACGTCAGTAACCCAAAAAGTGCTACAAACTCAGACTGAACCAGAGGTCCAGGCTGAGTCAACGACCCAGATGGAGCCAGAGATAGGAAATGAATCAGTAATAAGAGATGGTTTAACAACTCCAAGGTTCAATACTGAGATAGAATCAATTGATACAGTAGAGCTAAGGCTGGAGGCGGAGATAATTGGGAGTGTGACTGGTGATAAGTTAAGCAATAGCCTCGAGGTTAATGAAAACAGAATGACTGAAGTCAGGGATTATGAAGACAAAGAGTGA
- the LOC112675637 gene encoding transmembrane protein 202-like isoform X2, with amino-acid sequence MAWGNYKPILPYRMHHFSSLSPYQLELLEKTRNYIRMFCAGLLGFIFVLLICLSPLHWVKFIVIKDKKRFFAGLWTVCHHDLCWSHVPRAPYYLQFSRAFSLISALIILIIIIWLSISLTKGPGHKTYIDLGMSIFSFISGTCLFLCLILFLMQVKLYSKNILEPHFLLVYHLNWWGSVFYMIAGFLSGLNHISSRVTPPDQNLLVIPLTRTRIGNIGSVQLGLTETNEGVSTWMNQEPKRQSGSVVQPRVHITGTQAEVGTQTEPVTQTSVTQKVLQTQTEPEVQAESTTQMEPEIGNESVIRDGLTTPRFNTEIESIDTVELRLEAEIIGSVTGDKLSNSLEVNENRMTEVRDYEDKE; translated from the exons ATGGCATGGGGAAATTACAAG CCAATTCTCCCCTACCGTATGCACCACTTCTCTTCTCTGTCACCATACCAGCTAGAGCTTCTGGAGAAGACTCGAAACTACATTCGCATGTTCTGTGCTGGCCTCTTGGGCTTCATCTTTGTCCTGCTGATCTGCTTGTCCCCTTTGCATTGGGTGAAGTTCAttgtaataaaagacaagaagAGGTTCTTTGCAGGGCTCTGGACTGTGTGTCACCATGATCTCTGCTGGAGCCATGTGCCAAGGGCACCCT ATTATCTCCAATTCTCCAGGGCCTTCTCCCTCATCTCTGCCCTCATCatcctcattattattatatggCTCAGCATCTCTCTCACCAAAGGGCCAGGACACAAAACCTACATAGATCTGGGCATGTCCATCTTCTCTTTCATCTCAG GTACCTGCCTAttcctctgcctcattttgttcctGATGCAAGTGAAATTGTACAGTAAGAACATCTTGGAGCCCCATTTCCTGTTAGTCTACCACCTCAATTGGTGGGGCAGTGTCTTCTACATGATAGCTG ggTTCCTCTCTGGACTCAATCACATAAGTTCTCGGGTTACCCCTCCTGATCAAAATCTCCTTGTGATCCCTTTAACAAGAACAAGGATAGGAAATATAGGCTCAGTACAACTGGGGCTAACTGAAACAAATGAAGGTGTTTCTACATGGATGAATCAGGAACCAAAAAGGCAGTCAGGTTCAGTGGTACAACCAAGGGTCCATATAACAGGGACTCAAGCAGAGGTAGGGACTCAGACAGAGCCAGTGACTCAGACGTCAGTAACCCAAAAAGTGCTACAAACTCAGACTGAACCAGAGGTCCAGGCTGAGTCAACGACCCAGATGGAGCCAGAGATAGGAAATGAATCAGTAATAAGAGATGGTTTAACAACTCCAAGGTTCAATACTGAGATAGAATCAATTGATACAGTAGAGCTAAGGCTGGAGGCGGAGATAATTGGGAGTGTGACTGGTGATAAGTTAAGCAATAGCCTCGAGGTTAATGAAAACAGAATGACTGAAGTCAGGGATTATGAAGACAAAGAGTGA